From a region of the Malania oleifera isolate guangnan ecotype guangnan chromosome 12, ASM2987363v1, whole genome shotgun sequence genome:
- the LOC131144476 gene encoding methyltransferase FGSG_00040, producing MTEMEDHLEMEEELMQQLRSNATELLLREEWEESVQAYSQFISLCQRQISKTHQHSDTDPLSKLHKSLRLALSNRAEAWSRLREFSEALRDCEQALTIESTHFKTLLCKGKILLNLNRYSMALDCFKAALLDPQANASSEALNGYLDRCKKLEFQARTGAFDLSDWVANGFQGKSPELAEYVGGVQIKKSAISGRGLFATKTIDAGTLVLATKAIAIERAILPQEMGDSGNNVQLVMWKNFFDKVTESAAKCHRARHLICVLSTGEDEDGLEVPDISLFRPETEESRDFSHEKLDRDRILSILDVNSLVEDAVSAKVLGKNSDYYGVGLWILPAFINHSCLPNARRLHVGDHVMVQASRDIKAGEEITFAYFDVLSPVKKRREMTNNWGFQCNCRRCMFEMEISSKSDLREIELGIERGLDIGSAVYRLEEGMRRWMVRKREKGYLRASFWAAFSEVYTSEKMVRRWGRRVPAMEVVVDSVVEAVGSDERLLKVVVEGLRRRGGGLVEMERAIKLGRGVYGKLVKKQAMKTLLEIGLHEHSY from the coding sequence ATGACAGAAATGGAAGATCATCTGGAGATGGAAGAAGAGTTGATGCAGCAGCTGAGATCCAACGCCACAGAGCTCCTCCTCAGAGAAGAGTGGGAAGAGTCTGTGCAGGCATATTCTCAGTTCATCTCTCTCTGCCAACGCCAGATCTCAAAGACCCATCAACACTCTGATACAGATCCCCTCTCCAAACTCCACAAATCTCTCCGCTTAGCCCTCTCCAATCGAGCCGAAGCGTGGTCTCGGCTCCGGGAATTCTCCGAAGCACTGAGAGACTGCGAGCAGGCACTGACAATTGAGAGCACCCATTTCAAAACTTTGCTCTGCAAAGGTAAGATCTTGCTCAATCTCAACAGGTACTCCATGGCTCTGGACTGCTTCAAAGCAGCCCTTCTTGATCCGCAGGCTAATGCAAGCTCAGAAGCCCTTAATGGGTACTTGGATAGATGCAAAAAGCTTGAGTTTCAGGCCAGGACTGGAGCTTTTGATCTCTCGGAttgggttgcaaatgggtttCAGGGAAAGTCTCCGGAACTCGCAGAGTATGTAGGTGGAGTTCAGATCAAGAAGAGTGCCATTAGTGGGCGTGGTCTGTTTGCAACAAAGACCATTGATGCCGGGACTTTGGTCTTAGCGACGAAGGCAATTGCTATTGAGAGGGCTATATTACCCCAAGAAATGGGTGATTCAGGTAATAATGTGCAGCTTGTCATGTGGAAGAATTTCTTTGATAAAGTCACAGAATCAGCCGCAAAATGCCACCGGGCCCGTCATTTGATTTGTGTGTTATCGACAGGAGAAGATGAGGATGGCCTAGAGGTTCCTGATATAAGTCTCTTCAGGCCAGAAACAGAGGAAAGCAGGGACTTTTCACATGAGAAGCTTGACAGGGATAGGATTTTAAGCATATTGGATGTGAATTCTCTTGTGGAGGATGCAGTTTCTGCCAAAGTATTGGGCAAAAACAGTGATTATTATGGTGTTGGGCTGTGGATTCTCCCTGCCTTCATCAACCATTCATGTCTTCCCAATGCAAGGAGGTTGCATGTTGGGGACCATGTGATGGTTCAAGCTTCTAGGGACATTAAAGCAGGGGAAGAGATCACATTCGCATATTTTGATGTACTTTCCCCAGTTAAGAAGCGGCGCGAAATGACCAACAACTGGGGGTTTCAATGTAATTGCAGGAGGTGCATGTTTGAGATGGAGATATCTTCCAAATCAGATTTAAGGGAGATTGAGTTAGGTATTGAGAGAGGGCTAGACATTGGTTCAGCAGTTTATAGGCTGGAGGAAGGTATGAGGAGATGGATGGTGAGGAAAAGGGAAAAGGGCTATTTGAGGGCATCTTTTTGGGCTGCATTTTCTGAGGTTTACACATCGGAGAAGATGGTGAGGAGGTGGGGGAGACGGGTTCCAGCCATGGAGGTCGTGGTCGATAGTGTTGTAGAAGCAGTGGGAAGTGATGAGAGGCTGCTGAAGGTGGTGGTGGAAGGGTTGAGGAGAAGGGGTGGTGGGTTGGTGGAGATGGAGAGAGCAATCAAGTTGGGAAGAGGGGTGTATGGCAAGCTGGTGAAGAAGCAGGCAATGAAGACCCTTCTTGAGATTGGCCTTCATGAACACAGCTATTAA
- the LOC131143983 gene encoding uncharacterized protein LOC131143983 — translation MAKERPSLLFCSLLPAIIVRHRCHALFFTTFESLHPFFCNLRSVFNALTHRIRTNQIQDLNFILQAITLRSILLEITHRILEFDDAASFSWGGKKPRSALRASANTSSTPSTAAESTRTSPDTPLLFPSKESEHHPSHSKISISHKRKVDNASQMIGFAGTKRKKNSNGLQGARKADEGSEGELSRVPPQRHGMKDEERSPCEGGNDEENGALSQSLSVLPAAATVVGECDVGGWMWLDHTMFTTSPLYRVISMAPPTVTTVPTTFA, via the exons ATGGCGAAGGAGAGACCGTCTCTTCTGTTTTGCTCTCTTCTGCCTGCCATCATTGTACGTCATCGTTGCCATGCATTGTTTTTTACTACGTTTGAATCCCTCCATCCTTTCTTCTGCAATCTGCGCTCAGTCTTTAATGCTCTCACCCATCGCATCCGCACAAATCAAATTCAAGATTTAAACTTCATCCTTCAGGCCATTACGCTGAGGAG CATATTGCTGGAAATCACTCACCGAATTTTGGAATTTGACGACGCCGCATCCTTCTCGTGGGGCGGCAAGAAGCCGAGATCCGCCTTGCGTGCCAGTGCCAACACTTCATCGACTCCGTCGACGGCCGCCGAGTCCACCCGTACCAGCCCTGATACGCCGCTCTTGTTCCCCTCCAAAGAGTCTGAACACCATCCGAGTCACTCCAAGATAAGCATCTCGCACAAAAGG AAGGTAGATAACGCGAGCCAGATGATAGGCTTCGCCGGAAcgaaaagaaaaaagaacag CAATGGACTGCAGGGTGCCCGTAAAGCAGACGAGGGCAGTGAGGGAGAACTGAGCAGAGTACCTCCTCAGCGTCATGGCATGAAGGATGAAGAAAGAAGCCCATGCGAGGGTGGCAATGATGAAGAGAATGGAGCCTTAAGCCAGTCTCTGTCTGTATTACCGGCGGCAGCAACAGTCGTCGGTGAATGTGATGTAGGAGGATGGATGTGGCTAGACCACACCATGTTCACCACGTCTCCCTTGTACAGAGTCATCAGCATGGCTCCGCCTACCGTCACCACTGTTCCCACCACCTTCGCTTGA